In Nakamurella antarctica, the following are encoded in one genomic region:
- a CDS encoding FMN-binding protein, with protein sequence MRKITLAMFSTVSALVLLFSYKTSTVGGPLTLTSIGAARIVSAGAADESAASAKAVTAPSNAVTPVAPAALVVDGAAVRTEYGNVQVEATIADGKISSVKIIDYPNQQREDRQINSIAVPQLQSQALAAQSARVDGVSGATYTSEGFIQSLQSALDAAHFPTAS encoded by the coding sequence ATGAGAAAAATTACGCTGGCAATGTTCAGCACGGTGTCCGCATTGGTCCTGCTTTTTTCCTACAAAACAAGCACCGTAGGAGGCCCGCTCACGCTGACATCGATCGGCGCCGCCCGTATCGTGTCAGCCGGCGCTGCCGACGAGTCGGCTGCAAGTGCGAAGGCCGTAACAGCGCCGAGCAACGCTGTCACTCCGGTGGCACCTGCTGCTCTCGTCGTCGACGGCGCTGCAGTCCGGACCGAATACGGCAATGTGCAGGTGGAGGCAACAATCGCCGACGGCAAAATCAGCTCGGTCAAGATTATCGACTACCCCAACCAGCAGCGAGAAGATCGACAGATCAACAGCATTGCCGTACCTCAACTACAGTCGCAGGCACTAGCAGCGCAGAGCGCACGCGTTGACGGCGTCAGCGGCGCCACTTACACGAGCGAAGGATTTATCCAGTCTCTGCAATCGGCTCTCGACGCGGCGCACTTCCCCACCGCTTCATGA
- a CDS encoding FAD:protein FMN transferase gives MVWAELAQADRIFSTYRQDSDISQINRGLLHPAHAHPDVSTVLQIADEARQLTGGAFDAYANGQLDPSGVVKGWAAQKASRQLANLGVDYYLNAGGDIIAGVTDPSDPWTFGIEDPRNPGQLATTVKVGNGALATSGAAHRGAHILDPATRLPVDTGLQVSVLGKDLTWTDILATAAVVKGPEMLTSGHWIEGYQALFLYASGKCLATDGFPRNKDIGTT, from the coding sequence ATGGTCTGGGCTGAGCTTGCCCAGGCGGACCGAATCTTCAGTACGTACCGCCAGGACAGCGACATCAGTCAGATCAATCGTGGTCTCCTGCACCCGGCGCACGCCCATCCCGATGTCAGTACAGTGCTTCAGATAGCTGACGAGGCAAGGCAACTGACGGGCGGCGCCTTTGACGCATACGCAAACGGCCAGTTGGACCCCTCCGGGGTCGTCAAGGGCTGGGCTGCCCAAAAGGCTTCACGACAGTTGGCCAACCTCGGAGTGGACTATTACCTGAACGCTGGCGGCGACATCATTGCAGGTGTCACGGATCCTTCTGACCCGTGGACTTTCGGAATCGAGGATCCCCGCAATCCGGGCCAATTGGCCACCACGGTAAAAGTCGGCAACGGCGCCCTAGCCACCTCCGGCGCGGCTCACCGAGGGGCACATATTCTCGATCCCGCGACCCGCCTGCCCGTAGACACCGGCTTACAGGTCAGTGTCCTCGGAAAGGACCTCACCTGGACAGACATCCTCGCCACTGCGGCTGTGGTGAAAGGACCGGAGATGCTTACCTCTGGCCACTGGATCGAGGGTTACCAAGCACTATTTCTCTATGCCAGTGGCAAATGTCTTGCCACCGACGGTTTTCCCCGCAACAAGGACATCGGAACTACTTAA
- a CDS encoding carbohydrate ABC transporter permease, giving the protein MKALRVTTAVLISAVLIFPLYWMIVVAFSSRADLLGGELRLWPRALTIENFRQVLDSFPVFTWFGNSVAIALVVAVISVSCSMLGGYAFAHLRFRGSNTLFLISLATLMIPVQVIMVTLFKLVTSMGLYGSYWAVILPTSASAFGVFLARQFILSIPRDLIEAARIDGAGHFKTFTRIVLPLSRPLLAVLFFMSLLQVWNDFAWPLIALKQNQLFTLPIGLVYLQGQFGSDFGGTMAFALINVTPMIVLFMIFQRYFVQGFARSGIK; this is encoded by the coding sequence ATGAAGGCCCTCCGAGTTACCACGGCAGTACTGATAAGCGCTGTTTTGATTTTCCCGCTGTATTGGATGATCGTCGTAGCTTTCTCCTCCAGGGCCGACCTCCTGGGTGGTGAACTGCGACTCTGGCCGCGAGCACTGACGATCGAGAATTTCCGACAGGTACTTGACTCTTTCCCGGTATTCACGTGGTTCGGAAACTCCGTAGCCATTGCCTTAGTAGTTGCCGTAATCTCGGTCAGTTGCTCGATGCTCGGCGGCTACGCCTTCGCTCATCTGCGGTTTCGTGGATCCAACACACTTTTTCTGATCTCGCTGGCGACGTTGATGATCCCGGTCCAGGTCATCATGGTGACGTTGTTCAAGCTCGTTACTTCGATGGGGCTCTACGGAAGCTACTGGGCGGTCATCCTTCCCACGTCCGCTTCGGCGTTCGGGGTATTCCTGGCCAGGCAGTTTATTTTGTCTATTCCGCGAGATCTTATAGAGGCGGCTCGTATTGATGGGGCCGGGCATTTCAAAACTTTTACTCGTATCGTCCTTCCGCTCTCCCGACCGTTGCTGGCTGTCTTGTTTTTTATGAGCCTGCTTCAGGTGTGGAATGATTTTGCGTGGCCGCTCATCGCGCTCAAGCAAAACCAGCTCTTCACTCTTCCGATCGGACTGGTGTATTTGCAGGGGCAATTTGGCTCAGACTTTGGCGGCACCATGGCGTTCGCACTGATCAATGTGACACCAATGATCGTGCTGTTCATGATCTTTCAGCGCTATTTCGTTCAGGGGTTTGCCCGTAGCGGTATTAAGTAG
- a CDS encoding carbohydrate ABC transporter permease, with product MTVSSPSGGVSTAIAPVAEARARTSTGRRLQRRKSAKKTKFAGESLAAYAFLAPNMLLLLTFVLVPLVWALVTSLQQTNGFGAGVFVGAANYVQLFTDPLFWRSTLNTVLFTIIVTPASMALGLGIAVLLNSVLPARGVFRSIMIAPMAISGVATALMGLLLFDENSGVLNKVLESVGLPAISWQSGGTAAFASVVLVTLWWRVGFNMLIYLAGMQSISPELYEAAKLDGAGPWHRFRYVTVPLVGPSSFFLLILNVIYSFQVFDIIFVMTGGGPRNATSVLVTYAYDQGFVTRDQGYAAAIGMVLLVVMLIFTAVQWRFNTSRDVVE from the coding sequence GTGACGGTGTCGTCACCATCCGGGGGGGTTAGCACGGCGATTGCCCCGGTCGCCGAAGCGAGAGCGCGCACGTCCACGGGGCGTCGGCTTCAGCGACGGAAGTCAGCCAAGAAGACAAAGTTCGCGGGTGAGTCGCTCGCCGCATACGCGTTTCTGGCACCAAACATGCTGCTGCTGTTGACATTTGTGTTGGTGCCCTTGGTCTGGGCGCTCGTCACGAGCCTGCAGCAAACCAACGGATTCGGTGCGGGCGTTTTTGTCGGAGCGGCGAACTATGTCCAGCTGTTTACGGACCCGCTCTTCTGGCGGTCGACCCTGAACACGGTGTTATTCACTATTATTGTGACGCCGGCTTCCATGGCTTTGGGGCTCGGAATTGCGGTGTTACTGAACTCGGTGCTGCCAGCTAGGGGTGTTTTTCGGTCGATAATGATCGCTCCGATGGCTATCTCGGGTGTCGCGACGGCATTGATGGGTCTGCTGCTATTCGACGAGAACAGCGGCGTATTGAATAAGGTGCTGGAATCGGTCGGACTACCCGCAATCTCCTGGCAGTCCGGCGGCACTGCCGCATTTGCTTCGGTAGTGCTGGTCACCCTTTGGTGGCGAGTGGGATTCAACATGTTGATTTATTTGGCTGGAATGCAGAGTATTAGCCCAGAGCTATACGAAGCAGCAAAGCTCGATGGTGCCGGTCCCTGGCATCGCTTCCGCTACGTCACAGTTCCCTTGGTGGGACCATCTTCATTCTTCCTTCTTATCCTTAATGTCATTTACTCCTTCCAAGTCTTCGACATCATCTTCGTCATGACGGGCGGTGGACCGCGAAATGCCACGTCTGTTCTTGTGACTTATGCCTATGACCAAGGCTTTGTGACCCGCGACCAAGGCTATGCTGCCGCCATCGGGATGGTCCTGCTGGTGGTCATGTTGATATTTACGGCCGTCCAATGGCGTTTCAACACGTCACGAGATGTGGTCGAATGA
- a CDS encoding extracellular solute-binding protein — protein sequence MPDAKYPFAYNWQGNGVTRWLSWLFESDGRFLAPDLIAPAIDSEAGRAAVDYTKSFFDKKFVSQNSSVKSSTLAADLWYSQTTAMVSSGAFAIPDATKTLTFEWGATFAPRNVRAAGDFGGNAVVATAATKQPALAALFLDYLTQQEQMRGFCAGASLLPTRRDLITSGIEFAVRPELSPVFVGQASAVQATDSSQVASPSMSKIITVLKDQLEEAFIGGRSTQETIAGITTGIAAATAPAK from the coding sequence ATGCCGGACGCAAAGTATCCCTTTGCCTACAACTGGCAGGGCAACGGGGTGACCCGCTGGCTCAGCTGGTTGTTCGAGAGCGACGGTCGTTTCTTGGCTCCGGACCTCATCGCTCCGGCCATCGATTCAGAAGCAGGTCGCGCGGCAGTCGATTACACGAAGAGTTTTTTCGACAAGAAATTCGTGTCCCAGAACAGCTCGGTGAAGTCCTCGACCTTGGCCGCCGATTTGTGGTACTCCCAAACCACCGCCATGGTGTCGTCCGGAGCCTTCGCTATCCCGGATGCGACGAAGACTTTGACATTTGAGTGGGGCGCAACTTTCGCGCCTCGCAACGTCCGGGCCGCCGGCGATTTTGGTGGGAACGCGGTGGTTGCCACCGCAGCAACGAAGCAACCGGCACTCGCGGCGCTGTTCTTGGACTACCTGACGCAGCAGGAACAAATGCGCGGTTTTTGTGCCGGGGCATCGCTGTTGCCGACCCGCCGGGATCTCATCACCTCCGGCATCGAGTTCGCAGTGCGGCCGGAGCTTTCGCCCGTCTTCGTTGGACAAGCCAGTGCTGTCCAGGCCACCGACTCCAGTCAGGTCGCGTCCCCATCGATGTCCAAGATCATTACCGTGCTCAAGGATCAGCTTGAGGAAGCCTTCATCGGTGGAAGATCAACTCAGGAGACCATTGCGGGGATCACGACCGGGATCGCCGCGGCAACGGCACCCGCGAAGTGA
- a CDS encoding ABC transporter substrate-binding protein, with the protein MAETSGETEISMSINRRNFFGVAGAAAVPLVLAGCGFTKADSGQKADGNSLTFTTWGTDSELAGFNSAITGFEAANPGMKVLLNAVPYAQMFTNIDAQLQAGNPPDIFRVPYYTFGRYAGSGQLLDLSSHVDKAFSDRFTPAAWAAVQNAGKPFGVPHHTDTSVILYNKDALKAASITSVPTALDKAWTWDEFQGFFNHCESPCRTQSIPLPTTGRATG; encoded by the coding sequence ATGGCCGAAACCAGCGGTGAGACGGAGATATCGATGAGTATTAATAGGCGGAATTTCTTCGGCGTTGCGGGTGCGGCAGCTGTGCCTCTGGTGCTCGCCGGATGCGGATTCACCAAAGCGGATTCAGGGCAAAAGGCCGACGGCAATTCACTCACTTTCACTACTTGGGGAACGGACAGTGAGCTCGCTGGCTTCAACTCAGCGATCACCGGTTTCGAGGCGGCGAACCCCGGCATGAAAGTGTTGCTCAACGCCGTTCCTTACGCGCAGATGTTCACCAACATCGACGCGCAATTACAGGCTGGTAACCCGCCGGATATCTTCCGAGTTCCCTACTACACGTTCGGCAGGTACGCGGGGAGCGGTCAGCTGCTGGACCTGAGCTCACATGTGGACAAGGCATTCAGCGACAGGTTCACCCCTGCCGCTTGGGCCGCGGTCCAAAACGCAGGGAAGCCTTTCGGTGTTCCGCACCACACTGATACATCGGTCATTTTGTATAACAAGGATGCTTTGAAGGCAGCGAGTATCACCTCGGTGCCTACCGCGCTGGACAAAGCCTGGACCTGGGACGAATTTCAGGGGTTCTTCAATCACTGCGAAAGTCCATGCCGGACGCAAAGTATCCCTTTGCCTACAACTGGCAGGGCAACGGGGTGA
- the msrA gene encoding peptide-methionine (S)-S-oxide reductase MsrA gives MHIIPTGKALIGCLILALSVGLAGCSDVAPSAGPQPGSAAAQQIPPPHLSTAARPTIDTPAGTAQDDTPDQAVAALPIESRTAAIPTVDTSAIPAPTASFTTGTTSSEPQPLARTETALLAGGCFWGVQGVFEHVNGVIRAESGYSGGTAETANYAAVSSGTTGHAEAVKITFDPTELTFAQVLHIFFSVVHDPTQHNQQGPDVGTQYRSAIFSQDAAQQQAAQIYIAELTADNVFSGPIATTLEPNTGFFPAEEYHQDFFNSHTDFPYIVANDVSKVEELKALFPQLYRESAVLVSVN, from the coding sequence GTGCATATTATTCCGACCGGCAAAGCTCTGATCGGTTGCCTGATTCTGGCGCTATCCGTTGGACTAGCTGGATGTTCCGACGTGGCGCCGAGCGCGGGCCCGCAGCCCGGTTCTGCAGCGGCGCAGCAGATTCCACCGCCGCACCTTTCTACGGCTGCCCGACCGACGATCGACACTCCGGCAGGTACCGCGCAGGATGACACACCCGACCAGGCCGTGGCTGCGCTGCCAATCGAGAGCCGCACTGCGGCCATCCCTACCGTTGATACCTCTGCGATCCCAGCACCCACCGCGTCATTCACGACCGGCACCACGAGCAGTGAGCCGCAACCGTTGGCCAGGACGGAAACCGCACTACTGGCAGGTGGCTGTTTCTGGGGAGTACAAGGGGTTTTCGAACATGTCAACGGCGTGATCCGCGCGGAATCTGGTTACTCGGGGGGCACTGCTGAAACTGCGAACTATGCCGCTGTCAGCTCTGGGACGACCGGGCACGCGGAGGCCGTAAAGATAACCTTCGACCCCACCGAGCTGACTTTCGCGCAGGTCTTGCACATATTTTTCTCGGTGGTCCACGATCCCACCCAGCACAATCAGCAGGGTCCAGACGTCGGCACCCAATATAGATCGGCGATTTTTTCGCAGGACGCAGCTCAGCAGCAGGCGGCGCAGATATACATCGCGGAGCTGACCGCGGACAACGTGTTCTCGGGGCCTATCGCGACCACTCTTGAGCCAAATACCGGCTTCTTCCCCGCCGAGGAGTACCACCAGGACTTTTTCAATTCCCACACCGACTTCCCCTACATCGTGGCCAACGATGTTTCCAAAGTAGAGGAGCTCAAGGCGCTCTTCCCGCAGCTGTATCGCGAAAGCGCCGTGTTGGTCTCGGTCAACTAG
- the dnaG gene encoding DNA primase, which translates to MAGRIVDTDKERVRDLNKIEAVVGEYVALKSAGGGNLKGLCPFHDEKSPSFNVRPSHGTYHCFGCSQGGDVFTFVAEMEHLSFMEAVERLADRVGYALSYVEGGSSVQVEKGTRSRLLAANKAAAEFFTAQFQTAEAETARNFLLNRGFDAGAAARFGCGYAPGGWDQLVKALTAKGFSLKELYTAGLAREGQRGPIDNFNRRLLWQIRDAAGDVVGFGARRIYDDDRIEAKYVNTRDTPVYHKSQVLYGIDLAKKEIVKQRRAVVVEGYTDVMAMHAAGVMTAVASCGTAFGDEHITVLRRFLMDSDNSRGEVIYTFDGDAAGQKAALKAFDSDQKFAGNTSIALAPDGMDPCDLRQKHGDAAVRDLVENKKPLFEFAITSTLNGFDLNTAEGRVAAGRVTFPMVAKIKDTQLRAQYVNVLAGYLGVEPQDVNAGVRRALSEAATAERNKLATRPLRSIGTGVAGATSTVSGAASAPVSAMPELAVQQEPTPRKPNPVDPTFVERESVKLALQQPSQVAGAYEQVEVSSFTEPAYARVHEAILAAGGTSSGLRGAAWMAAVDAHLPRGMLASLLTELSVEPLRHKGIEADAQYAGAMLAAMALRAADVCIRDLESALRRAAAGGDAAALAQISVDLQATMAYRRALNDRANQQTSGE; encoded by the coding sequence GTGGCCGGGCGGATAGTTGATACCGATAAAGAGAGAGTGCGGGACCTCAACAAAATCGAGGCCGTCGTGGGGGAGTACGTGGCCCTCAAATCCGCAGGCGGCGGCAACCTCAAAGGGCTATGCCCCTTCCATGATGAAAAGTCGCCTTCCTTCAACGTCCGTCCCTCGCACGGCACCTACCACTGCTTTGGGTGTTCGCAAGGGGGCGACGTTTTTACCTTCGTCGCAGAGATGGAACACCTGTCCTTTATGGAGGCGGTCGAGCGGCTCGCCGACCGCGTAGGGTACGCGCTCAGCTACGTCGAGGGCGGCAGCTCGGTGCAGGTCGAGAAGGGCACAAGATCTCGGTTACTTGCTGCCAATAAGGCCGCGGCCGAATTTTTTACCGCTCAATTTCAAACTGCTGAGGCCGAAACTGCCCGCAATTTTCTCCTCAATAGGGGTTTTGACGCAGGTGCTGCTGCCCGCTTCGGTTGCGGATATGCGCCAGGAGGTTGGGATCAGCTGGTGAAAGCGTTGACCGCCAAGGGTTTCAGCCTCAAAGAGCTCTACACTGCAGGACTGGCTCGGGAGGGTCAGCGAGGACCGATCGACAACTTCAATCGGCGATTGCTGTGGCAAATCCGTGACGCGGCTGGCGATGTTGTCGGCTTTGGCGCTCGCCGGATCTACGACGACGATCGGATTGAGGCGAAATATGTCAACACCCGAGACACTCCGGTGTATCACAAGTCTCAGGTTCTGTACGGGATAGATTTGGCAAAAAAAGAGATCGTCAAGCAGCGCCGAGCGGTGGTGGTGGAGGGCTACACAGACGTCATGGCGATGCATGCGGCGGGAGTGATGACTGCGGTTGCCTCCTGCGGCACCGCGTTCGGAGACGAGCACATCACGGTGCTCCGTCGCTTCCTGATGGATAGCGACAATAGCCGCGGTGAAGTAATTTATACCTTTGACGGGGACGCAGCCGGTCAAAAAGCCGCGCTCAAAGCGTTCGATTCTGATCAAAAGTTCGCTGGCAACACATCCATCGCCCTCGCTCCAGACGGCATGGACCCGTGTGATCTGAGGCAGAAACATGGTGACGCGGCGGTGCGCGATCTTGTCGAAAACAAGAAGCCGCTCTTTGAATTCGCGATTACGTCCACACTGAACGGTTTCGATTTGAATACCGCCGAAGGCCGAGTTGCCGCTGGTCGGGTGACGTTCCCGATGGTGGCCAAGATCAAGGACACGCAACTGCGTGCGCAGTATGTCAATGTTCTGGCGGGCTACCTCGGCGTGGAACCGCAAGACGTAAATGCCGGAGTGCGCCGAGCGCTTTCCGAGGCGGCCACCGCGGAGCGCAACAAGCTAGCAACCAGGCCCCTTCGATCCATTGGTACCGGCGTTGCGGGCGCGACTTCAACGGTTTCAGGTGCTGCCTCAGCGCCGGTCTCCGCGATGCCGGAACTCGCCGTGCAACAGGAGCCAACACCCCGTAAGCCGAATCCGGTGGACCCCACATTCGTCGAGCGAGAGTCAGTAAAGCTGGCTCTGCAGCAGCCTTCTCAGGTTGCTGGTGCCTACGAGCAAGTCGAGGTGAGCTCGTTTACAGAACCTGCGTACGCCAGGGTGCATGAAGCAATTCTTGCCGCCGGCGGCACCTCCTCCGGTCTTCGCGGCGCCGCCTGGATGGCCGCCGTGGACGCCCACCTTCCCCGCGGGATGCTCGCGTCATTGCTCACTGAGCTGTCCGTGGAACCGTTGCGGCATAAAGGTATTGAGGCGGATGCACAATATGCGGGGGCGATGCTGGCGGCGATGGCGTTGCGCGCGGCAGACGTCTGCATCCGTGACCTGGAGTCTGCACTACGCCGGGCGGCTGCCGGCGGTGACGCAGCGGCGCTCGCCCAGATCAGCGTCGATCTACAGGCGACGATGGCCTACCGGCGAGCTTTGAACGATCGAGCCAACCAACAAACGAGCGGGGAGTGA
- a CDS encoding deoxyguanosinetriphosphate triphosphohydrolase — MSGYRIAAYGDADTERRYGESPKRAMLPSASTLLPRSTFARDRARVLHSGSFRRLAGKTQVVAPNEDEVPRTRLTHSLEVAQISREVGALLGCDPDLVDLAGLAHDIGHPPFGHNGEIALDQVADACGGFEANAQNLRLLTRLEAKVMSDDGSPYGLNLSRAALDSVIKYPFERPAGGGKFGVFAPEVAVFEWVRSAVPSTAGLRATCLEAQVMDWADDVAYSVHDVEDGIHAHRVNLAHLADEEEGFEVCVAAANAFSHESTADLQVVLRELLQMPVVRAAAEFNGTRAGESALLKMTSELTGRFATGAAAATRASSGREPLHRYDANLVIPRQLAAEVAVLKAIAQRYVMQDPVRHDIQNEQRRMLLELVGALLDCGAEQLDRVFAASYREADDDASRLRVVIDQVSLLTDEQALTRHRRLLRPR, encoded by the coding sequence ATGAGCGGCTATCGCATCGCTGCTTACGGTGATGCCGACACCGAGCGCCGGTACGGCGAGAGCCCGAAACGGGCAATGTTGCCTTCGGCTTCCACATTGTTGCCAAGGAGCACTTTCGCTCGCGATCGCGCCAGGGTGCTGCATTCCGGGTCGTTTCGACGGCTTGCGGGCAAGACTCAAGTCGTAGCGCCTAACGAAGATGAGGTTCCCCGCACGCGGTTGACGCACTCTTTGGAGGTCGCTCAGATCTCGCGGGAGGTCGGAGCCTTGTTGGGTTGCGATCCGGACCTGGTCGATCTCGCCGGGCTGGCCCACGATATTGGCCATCCCCCTTTTGGGCACAACGGGGAAATCGCCCTCGACCAGGTGGCCGACGCCTGCGGCGGCTTCGAGGCAAATGCGCAAAACCTTCGCCTGCTCACCAGGTTGGAAGCAAAGGTGATGAGCGACGATGGGAGCCCGTACGGGCTCAATCTGAGTAGGGCGGCGTTGGACTCCGTCATCAAATACCCGTTCGAGCGGCCCGCGGGCGGCGGCAAATTCGGTGTTTTTGCCCCGGAGGTCGCGGTTTTCGAGTGGGTCCGAAGCGCAGTTCCGAGCACTGCGGGACTCCGCGCGACCTGCCTGGAAGCCCAGGTGATGGATTGGGCGGACGACGTCGCCTATTCGGTCCATGACGTCGAGGATGGAATCCATGCGCACCGGGTCAATCTTGCCCACCTAGCCGACGAGGAAGAGGGCTTCGAGGTCTGTGTTGCAGCGGCCAATGCCTTTTCTCACGAGTCGACGGCAGACTTGCAGGTGGTGCTGAGGGAGTTGCTACAGATGCCCGTGGTGCGGGCTGCCGCCGAATTCAACGGCACGAGGGCGGGCGAAAGTGCGCTGCTGAAGATGACCAGCGAATTGACCGGCCGGTTCGCCACGGGCGCAGCCGCAGCCACGCGGGCCTCATCGGGTAGAGAACCGCTGCATCGTTACGACGCAAATCTCGTCATCCCGCGCCAGTTGGCGGCGGAAGTTGCAGTGCTCAAAGCTATCGCTCAGCGCTACGTGATGCAGGATCCGGTCCGCCACGACATTCAAAACGAACAACGGCGAATGCTGCTTGAGCTGGTCGGAGCGCTGCTGGATTGCGGCGCAGAACAGCTCGATCGTGTCTTCGCTGCCTCCTACCGAGAAGCCGATGACGATGCGTCGCGTCTTCGCGTGGTGATTGACCAGGTGTCCCTCTTGACGGATGAGCAAGCACTTACGAGGCACCGGCGTTTGCTCCGGCCCCGCTAA
- a CDS encoding YdcF family protein, whose translation MSAGRVIGRYLVGTAIVLAVVVFGVAIRVSETAGVDQRGKADAIIVLGAAQYDGAPSPIFRSRLDHALELYRQGVAPAIVTIGGNQVGDTYTEAGAGQKYLQEQGVPAAALVAVGQGSDTLVSLRAAKEVIGHNNWDSVVLVTDPLHAFRARAMAQDLGLAVQVSSVESGLGTASDIAGRYLTRETLGSLYYLLVGGSSGAGGPVT comes from the coding sequence GTGTCGGCTGGACGCGTCATCGGTCGTTATCTGGTCGGCACTGCGATCGTGCTCGCAGTGGTGGTGTTCGGGGTGGCCATCAGGGTAAGCGAGACGGCCGGTGTCGATCAGCGTGGGAAAGCCGACGCCATCATCGTTCTCGGAGCGGCGCAGTATGACGGCGCACCTTCGCCGATCTTCCGATCGCGGCTTGATCACGCGCTCGAGCTCTATCGTCAGGGGGTGGCGCCAGCCATTGTGACCATCGGCGGTAACCAAGTCGGAGACACCTACACCGAAGCCGGAGCGGGCCAAAAATACCTGCAGGAGCAAGGTGTTCCTGCGGCAGCGCTGGTGGCGGTGGGTCAGGGTAGCGACACCCTGGTGAGCTTGCGGGCCGCCAAAGAGGTCATTGGGCACAACAACTGGGATTCAGTGGTCCTGGTGACCGACCCACTGCACGCCTTCCGCGCCCGGGCAATGGCGCAGGATCTGGGGCTGGCAGTGCAGGTCTCATCCGTGGAGTCCGGCCTGGGAACCGCGAGCGATATCGCGGGTCGCTACCTGACGCGAGAGACGCTGGGTTCGCTGTACTACCTGCTGGTGGGCGGCTCCTCAGGTGCGGGCGGACCGGTGACATGA
- a CDS encoding amidohydrolase produces the protein MQHDDDDCIDFLAGHAIVIKGGVITAVLPVAEAASIRATTRIDGCGQVAMPGLINCHTHSPMTMFRGVAEDVPAEDWFNKYIWPMEVNLTDSDVRLGANLAMAEMIASGTTTFADHYFAMDAVADAVTESGLRANLGWTYFSSDGKAGLEKSLEFALRRRGTADGRIQTSLAPHGTYTVNDADLETTAALALEHDLLVHIHAAESRAESRRSVAVTGFSPIQVLENTGVLHARTLIAHGTGIVADDIPILARHAHNVGVASAPKGYLKMAWDTTPVRLLRSGGIAVGLATDGAASNNTLDVWESMMFTALIQKSVETDPTYMPAQMALWHATTGSARALGMQDHIGKLATGFKADIILIDLSGPHTQPIHNVASTLVYSARSADITTTIVDGNILMADRILRTVDIAPTMAALVPRLSALTDLSHGKTLQTYGDQA, from the coding sequence ATGCAGCACGATGACGATGACTGCATCGATTTCCTTGCCGGCCACGCCATCGTGATCAAGGGCGGTGTAATCACCGCGGTGCTGCCCGTCGCGGAGGCAGCTTCTATCCGCGCCACCACTCGGATCGACGGGTGCGGCCAAGTGGCGATGCCGGGATTGATCAACTGCCACACACACTCGCCTATGACGATGTTTCGCGGTGTTGCAGAGGATGTGCCGGCTGAAGATTGGTTTAACAAATACATCTGGCCGATGGAAGTCAACCTGACGGACAGCGACGTTCGCCTAGGCGCGAACCTGGCAATGGCTGAGATGATCGCTTCGGGGACCACCACTTTCGCGGACCACTATTTTGCGATGGACGCCGTCGCTGATGCCGTGACAGAGAGCGGCCTTCGTGCCAACTTGGGCTGGACCTACTTCAGCTCCGACGGAAAAGCCGGACTCGAAAAGTCGCTGGAGTTCGCGCTGCGACGACGTGGCACTGCGGACGGTCGGATTCAGACCTCCCTGGCTCCGCACGGCACCTACACCGTGAATGACGCCGACCTTGAAACCACCGCCGCTCTGGCTTTGGAACACGACCTTCTCGTCCACATCCATGCGGCCGAATCGCGGGCTGAATCGCGGCGAAGCGTTGCCGTCACAGGCTTCTCGCCGATCCAGGTGCTCGAGAACACCGGTGTGTTGCACGCACGAACGTTGATTGCCCACGGCACTGGAATCGTCGCCGATGACATCCCCATACTCGCCCGGCACGCCCACAATGTCGGAGTTGCCAGCGCTCCCAAGGGGTATCTCAAGATGGCGTGGGACACCACGCCTGTGCGGCTGCTCCGGTCCGGCGGTATCGCAGTCGGATTGGCGACCGATGGCGCGGCGTCCAACAACACGCTCGACGTGTGGGAGTCGATGATGTTCACCGCGCTCATCCAGAAATCTGTAGAGACCGACCCGACATACATGCCAGCACAGATGGCGCTGTGGCATGCCACCACCGGGAGCGCTCGGGCATTAGGGATGCAAGACCACATAGGAAAGCTCGCAACAGGTTTCAAAGCCGACATCATTCTGATCGACCTCTCGGGCCCGCACACCCAGCCCATCCACAATGTCGCATCAACACTCGTGTACAGCGCCCGTTCGGCCGACATCACCACCACGATCGTCGATGGAAATATTCTGATGGCTGATCGCATCCTGCGCACGGTTGATATCGCGCCGACAATGGCCGCGTTAGTGCCCCGACTGTCCGCGCTGACAGATCTGAGCCACGGTAAGACCCTTCAGACCTATGGCGACCAGGCATGA